The genomic DNA GGAAATCGAATTGAAAAAATATTTCAGTCTAAAAAAGAAAAATTTACTTTTTGAAAGGTTTGGAAAGCCAACCACTCCATTAAATACTCCATTTATATTTGATCTTATACAAGAAAAAAAATTCAATTCTAAAAAAATAAATAAACTATTGGACATTAATCCTAATTTTTTTCTTAATGTTAAATACTCACCTGAAGGTGGTCAAACAATGTTGTTTTTTAACGAGGAAATTTGGAGTAAAATAAAGGAGTTTTGCGTAGAAAATGAGATTAACTACTCAGAATTAAACTCTATTGATAATTTGAAATCTTGGTAACTCCCCTCCGCTAGCGCAAGCATCATACTCGTGCCGAGCACGAGTAATTTTAACAAATAATACTAAAAGCAAAAAACCACGACACAAGTTGTGGTTTTTTAGTGGAATGCCTAGTTTGGTTATGACGATTTTTAAAAGCGTATAGTTAAACACCATAAGATTACTTGGATATTTGATGAAGGTTCTTTTATTCCTTCTGGAAAAATAAAAGACAACAAAAAATTTAGTATTTTAGCTAACCATTTAGGCACACCTACACAAATGTATGATGAGGAAGGTGAGCAAGTATGGGAACGCTCTTTAGATTTAAACGGAAAAGTAATTAATGGTAGTAATGCACCCTGCCCTTTTCTATATCAAGGGCAATACTATGATAAAGAGATTGAATTAGCCTATAATAGGTTTCGTTATTACGATCCTGATGATGGCAGGTATATTTCTAAAGACCCGATTGGACTTGAATCTCAAGAAGCAAATTTTTATAGCTATGTTGGGGATTCGAATACATGGATAGATGTTTTTGGGTTGGCAGGTTATAATAGTAAAAAGCACGGAAAAGTATTTGCTAGTGTAACTATTCTTAGTAGACGAAAAATAAAAAATTATCAAGTAGAAGTTCATGTTGATAGCCACGGACCTCATATACATATAGATAGAGGCGGCGGAAAAAAAGAACAATATATTAATATTACTAATATGAATTTAAATGATGCTCTGTCTCATTTACCTAACAAACTGAAAAAAGATTCTTCAGTACAAAGTGCTGTTCAAAAAGCAATAGATTATTAATCCTTATGAAAAAAACAAAAACACTATCCGTCAAGTATAACGATTCTGATATACCTCAAATTAAGATAAAAAAGAAGTCAAATTTAACTTTTAATTTAGACAATGAAAAAAATATTGAAATAGTGGGGAATAGAAAAGGCTTGAAATTATTAGCAAAAGCTCTTTTAGGCGTTGCCGGTTCAGAAAGAAAAGATGGATTTCATATTCATTTAGATGAACTTTATGAAATAAACAAAGAGAATAAAACTTTCCAGATATCAAAAAAGGAAGTTTAATTCATTATTTATTCAACATCTTAATTATGGTAAAAAAACCAACCGAAAATTATTAGGGGGCATTAGCCAACAAAGTAGCTATGACAATATAGGCCGATTAACAGGGCAACAGGTAACTGGTGGAGGCAATCGCAAACACCACCGCCAATACCGTTGGGGGGTTAATGACCGATTGCAAAGCATTATAGACAGTGCTACTGGAACTACGGAATTTCAATATAGTAAAACAGGGCACTTAACTTATGCTAAGTTTGGCAACGGAACCGTACAGCACCGAACGGCGGATAAGGTAGGAAACCTATTTGATAGCCCTAATAAAAAGGACCGTACTTATAACTACCGTAACCGTTTAGAAAAAAAAGGCAACTGGCATTATAAATATGATGATGTAGGAAACTTAATAGAAAAATACAAAAAGAAAAAGGGACTGTTTGAAAGCAAAACCCAACATTGGAAATACAAATGGAACGATGCTGGTATGCTACAAGAAGTCATACGACCTGATAAGGAAAAGGTTTCTTTTAAATACGACCCATTAGGCAGAAGAATAAGCAAAGAATTTAAAAAGACCACAACATGCTGGGTATGGAATGGCCATGTACCTTTACACGAATGGAAACAGTACCAACAACGCCACTATACTGACGAAGGCATACGAGCTGATAAGATAGTTAAACATCATAAGATTACTTGGATATTTAATGAAGGTTCTTTTATTCCTTCTGGAAAAATAAAAGACAACAAAAAATTTAGTATTTTAGCTAACCATTTGGGCACACCTACACAAATGTATGATGAGGAAGGGGAGCAAGTATGGGAACGTTCTTTAGATTTAAACGGAAAAGTAATTAATGGTAGTAATGCACCCTGCCCTTTTCTATATCAAGGGCAATACTATGATAAAGAGATTGAATTAGCCTATAATAGGTTTCGTTATTACGATCCTGATGATGGCAGGTATATTTCTAAAGACCCGATTGGACTTGAATCTCGAGAAGCAAATTTTTATAGCTATGTTGGAGACTCGAATATTGAAATTGATGCATTAGGCTTAGCTAAGACTTATGGAAAGAAGGCATTCGACAAGAAATTAAATATTACAAATCGAATTTTGGAGAAACTTTCTGGAAAAAAAGCCTCTGATTTAGAAGCTGACTTAATCAAGCAAGGCTGGACTAAGTCAAATCCACAAGCAGCATTCCCTGATAAAATTCAACATACTGTATTTACTAGAACAACAAAATCAGGAGATACATATATACTTGATTACCATCCAGGAGCGGTTGCTCCTCAATCAAATATCCATAAAACAGACTATTGGAAGGTTTATAAAATTGAAAAAGGACAAGATGTTATATATGGTAGAGTAGGTCCAAAGGGATTTGAAAATTTTGATAAAATAACTGACTCCCCTGTATTTGTGGATAAAGTTTTAATGAATCCAATGTAATGATAAATTTTAAAGAAAAAATTGTATCCGGCAAGTCTATAGCGGGGATACATATTGGAAATACGATAGATGATATTCTATCAGAAGTGTACACAAAAGGTTATGAATTAGATATACAGGATTTCAGTAACAATCCGGTACCTGTAATTAGATATATAATTGATAAAGGTATAATCAAAATAGTAGCTTCAACTAAAGGAATAGTTAAAGCTATATTCTGTTCTAATGGATATGAAGGTCGGTATAATGACATTTTTTATCCAAATATGACAGTTGATCAAATTATTAAAAAAAGTGAATATCAAATTTTTCTACACGGTACATTAATGGTAAACAAAGATTTTGGAGTCGGTTATAATGTTCCTGAAGAGTATAGTCATTTGGATTATGTAGATCAATTACCCAAAGACTTATTACTTACCGAAATGTTTGTTATGAAAGAAGATTGGTGGAAAACTTAAAAAACCACGCTAGGGCGGAATTGTATTCCGTGCCGAGCACGAGTAAGTTTAACAAATAATACTAAAAGCAAAAAACCACGACACAAGTTGTGGTTTTTTAGTGGAATGCCTAGTTTGGTTATGACGATTTTTAAAAGCGTATAGTTAAACACCATAAGATTACTTGGATATTTGATGAAGGTTCTTTTATTCCTTCTGGAAAAATAAAAGACAACAAAAAATTTAGTATTTTAGCTAACCATTTAGGCACACCTACACAAATGTATGATGAGGAAGGGGAGCAAGTATGGGAACGCTCTTTAGATTTAAACGGAAAAGTAATTAACGGTAGTAATGCACCCTGCCCTTTTCTATATCAAGGGCAATACTATGATAAAGAGATTGAATTAGCCTATAATAGGTTTCGTTATTACGATCCTGATGATGGCAGGTATATTTCTAAAGATCCGATTGGACTACTGAGTGGTGAATATGGGTTCTATAATTATGTTGGGGATTCTAATGGTTGGATTGACCCAATGGGACTGGAAAAAACTTACAGACCTATTGAAATAGACCGCACAATCGTAGGAGATAAAATTGCTACTGGTCCCCAAAATAAACATATACTAGGTAGTAATGAGTATAAGGTAATCGTTGAACAGAATAAAAAATATAAAAGTATATTAACAGAAGACCCTCAAAATTTGTTAAATGATTTCCATAATGGAAGATTTGATGTTATTTCTCATAATGAAGGAACAAAAAGTGTCTTGATTAATTTTAAAAAGAAAATAGGAACCCTTATTGACTCAAAAACAGGAGAAGTAATGGGGGATGCTAATTTTGGTTCTATAAAGTATGGTAAAAACAAAGTTCACATAACTCCCCAAAACGTATAAATAATGCTAGATATAAAACTACTAAGTATAAGTGTTACAGAACTTCAAGGAAGCCTACCCAACGAAATTATTTCTGTTGGGGTTTATTTTACTTCCAAGTATGAAGTTACTTATTTCTTTCTAACAAAAGAGATTAATGACTATGTAGAATCAGAAATAGAAGAGATTTTACATGATATATTAACTGAAGCTGGTGTAAGACACATTCCTCCTAATCGCTTGGGTTTTAAATTTACTATAGATTATAAAATGACGACTAATAAAGTTGATTTTATTAATAAAGCTAATTACCCAATGTATATTTTATATTTATTACCAGAGCATTTAGAGCTTAAACAAAACACAAAAAATCGTATCAATATAGATATTTCCAACATAAGTATATACAGTATGGAAGTCTTTTTTAACCAAATACTTTTAGGTAACCTTGAATCCAATGAGAATTTTATTTTAAAAGAAGAAAGTGATAATTTTCGCCTTACACTAAGATTAAAAGACCAAGAGAAGTATTTATCTTTATTTGATTATATAAATGAAGAGTTTAATAATTTACAATTAAGTAATAAATTAGATTTAGAGTTAAAATTAATAAATTAATTACTCATTCCTCTTCCCCACTAGTGCAAGCATCATGCTTGTGCCAAGTACGAGTAATTTTAACAAATAATACTAAAAGCAAAAAACCACGACACAAGTTGTGGTTTTTTAGTGGAATGTCTGGTTTGGTTATGACGATTTTTAAAAGCGTATAGTTAAACACCATAAGATTACTTGGATATTTGATGAAGGTTCTTTTATTCCTTCTGGAAAAATAAAAGACGGTAAGCAATATGCTATAATAACCGACCATCTAGGAACACCAACCCAAGCATACACCAGTACAGGTGAAAAAATATGGGAACAAGAATTGGATTTAAACGGAAGAGTTCGTAGTATTGTAGGTAAAGATGGTTTTTGTAACATACGTTTTCAAGGACAGGTATATGATGATGATATCCAACTCTGTTACAATAGATTTAGGTGGTATGATGATGTTGATGGCAGGTATATTTCAAAAGACCCGATTGGGTTGGCAAGTGGGGAGTTTGGGTTTTACAATTATGTTGATGATTCAAATGGTTGGGTGGATCCGTTTGGGTTAAAAACTTATAGTGCAGGATCAATGCAGAAGAAAAAAGAAAAAGGACAAGCTCCAAAAGAAATTGACAGATTTGACAATCCTCATATTCCAGGTCAAAAACCTCATGTGCATTTTATGGATGGTACATCTTTAAATAATGATGGAACTATTCACGATAAACATAGAGGAATTCCGAATCCATCAAATAAAACTAAAAAGTGGTTAAAACAATTTGGATGGGAAAGTTAATAAATAAAGAACATTATGAAAGCATACGGTTATATTAAAGGCACTCATTTAGAAAGCCCTTCAGAATTAAGAGAAGTTACTCTTCTATTATCAATTAATGAAATAGAAGATGTAATAACCTTTTTACAAAAAATAAAAAAAACGCATAAGGATGCAGAAGATATTACTGAATTATGCCATACTCATCTTTCAGATGTTATCAAAAAATATAGAGGTGAAGTTGATGTAATTATAGCTACAAAAAACTAATTACAAAAAATACGGTAGTAGAAAGTGTTACAGGCACGACACATGTCGCATCTCCAGCAGACATTAATTCTTTTGGTAAACATGAAAATTCTGATTTAGCTGAGAGGGAGGGCTGCTGAATTACATTTCATAGATAAAAATATAATATAACTAATTCTGATATAAATGAACGTTATAGATATAAGTGAAATTAGCAAACTAATTAAATTCATAGAGGATAAAAATGTTTTAAGCTTTAAATTAGGGGATAATTTAAATCATGTAAAAAAATATTTTACTGGGCTTGATTTTAATGAAATAAAAAATAAATATTTTTATTTACTGTCCTATATGAATGTAGAATATACATTTATAAATAATTCGCTAGACACAATTCAGATTGAAATAGATAAACCATCTGGTAATTGTATAAAAATAGCCGATTTTAGCTATGATAGTATTCTGAGTGAATTAAAAACAAATAAAATACCTATAACAAAAGAAGCTAAGGGTGAGTTGATAATTTTAGAACAAAATGTCAAATTAATTTTTAACAATGACTATCTTGTGGAAATATACTTTTTAAGCTAATAAGGGTAGATTCCTAATCAGTTCCGCAGGAGGAGCAAGAGGCTATAAATTTAAAAAGAAAGAAACCTTCTGAAATTACTTTTCAGAAGGCTTTCTTTCAAAAATTTTAGTTTTATACATGCTTTAATCTATATTCTAGAGTATATTCTTTAAATTGCTTTGGAAAGCTTATAAAATGACAATTTAGTATTTTAGCTAACCATTTGGGCACACCTACACAAATGTATGATGAGAAAGGGGAGCAAGTATGGGAACGTTCTTTAGATTTAAACGGAAAAGTAATTAACGGTAGTAATGCACCCTGCCCTTTTCTATATCAAGGGCAATACTATGATAAAGAGATTGAATTAGCCTATAATAGGTTTCGTTATTACGATCCTGATGATGGCAGGTATATTTCAAAAGATCCGATTGGACTACTGAGTGGTGAATATGGGTTCTATAATTATGTTGGGGATTCTAATAGCTGGGTGGATCCGTTTGGATTGGATTGTTCTAAAAAGGGTAAGGCAACGATAAGGCAGTTTGAGAATGGACATCCTGAAGGACATTTCTCTATTGAAATAGAATTTAATGGAAATAAATTACATACCCATCAAGTGATTACTGCCGTAGATCATAGTTCTACAAGAATTGTAAATGCGGGAGGTTCAAGTGGAGTAAGTCAATTAAAGTTGGCAAATACTAAAGTTATTGATTTAGAAGATGCAGAAGGAGCAATGAGAAAACAAGTAGAACTAATGAATAAAGGGGATTTAGGTGTCTATGATGTTTATAAGAATAGTTGTTTGACTCATGTAACAGATGTTTTAGGTGATGGAGGTTATGGAACAGTGTCTAATTCAAGACTTGGAATGGCTAAATTTTTTAGAAAAAATGGTTTTCAATTGTTAAAATAAATTATAGTATGGGGATTTTTTTAGATAAAGATAAAGTTTATGGAGTATTGTTAAATGTTCAAAAAGAAGTTTGTGATAAAATTATAGCAAATAAGCCTTTAAATGATTTAGAGTTATCAGTTGTTAAAGTCAATTTATACGATGATAATGAGTTTTTTATGGATGAGAATTATATATTGTTTACAGAAACGAAACAAAATCTTTGTATTAATGATGAATATCATATTAGAAATGAAGAAGAAGAAAGCTTAAAGCTAAGTGTTTTAAATAAAATAGTTACTAATATTTCTAATAAGTATTTAGAGGAATACGATTTTAAAGATAATATAAATTTAACTTTAAGTATTTATAATAAACGAAGTATGGTTTCTTAATTAACTCCCCTCCGCTAGCGCAAGCATCATGCTTGTGCCGATTAAGAGTAAGTTTAACAAATAATACTAAAAGCAAAAAACCACGACACAAGTTGTGGTTTTTTAGTGGAATGCCTAGTTTGGTTATGACGATTTTTAAAAGCGTATAGTTAAACACTATAAGATTACTTGGATATTTGATGAAGGTTCTTTTATTCCTTCTGGAAAAATAAAAGACAACAAAAAATTTAGTATTTTAGCTAACCATTTAGGCACACCTACACAAATGTATGATGAGGAAGGTGAGCAAGTATGGGAACGCTCTTTAGATTTAAACGGAAAAGTAATTAATGGTAGTAATGCACCCTGCCCTTTTCTATATCAAGGGCAATACTATGATAAAGAGATTGAATTAGCCTATAATAGGTTTCGTTATTACGATCCTGATGATGGCAGGTATATTTCTAAAGATCCGATTGGACTTGAATCTCGAGAAGCAAATTTTTATAGCTATGTTGGGGATTCGAATACATGGATAGATGTTTTTGGGTTGAGTAATAGTTATAAAGTTCAACGAGTTTTTCCTGATTGGTTAGAAAAGGGAATCCATATAGATATTTTTGTTAATTCTAAAGGGAAGTTATTAAAGACTCCATCTGGTAAAAAAAATAATG from Tenacibaculum maritimum NCIMB 2154 includes the following:
- a CDS encoding RHS repeat domain-containing protein yields the protein MDLNGRVRSIVGKDGFCNIRFQGQVYDDDIQLCYNRFRWYDDVDGRYISKDPIGLASGEFGFYNYVDDSNGWVDPFGLKTYSAGSMQKKKEKGQAPKEIDRFDNPHIPGQKPHVHFMDGTSLNNDGTIHDKHRGIPNPSNKTKKWLKQFGWES
- a CDS encoding Imm32 family immunity protein, producing MKKTKTLSVKYNDSDIPQIKIKKKSNLTFNLDNEKNIEIVGNRKGLKLLAKALLGVAGSERKDGFHIHLDELYEINKENKTFQISKKEV
- a CDS encoding RHS repeat-associated core domain-containing protein, which encodes MYDEEGEQVWERSLDLNGKVINGSNAPCPFLYQGQYYDKEIELAYNRFRYYDPDDGRYISKDPIGLLSGEYGFYNYVGDSNGWIDPMGLEKTYRPIEIDRTIVGDKIATGPQNKHILGSNEYKVIVEQNKKYKSILTEDPQNLLNDFHNGRFDVISHNEGTKSVLINFKKKIGTLIDSKTGEVMGDANFGSIKYGKNKVHITPQNV
- a CDS encoding RHS repeat domain-containing protein, which encodes MQSIIDSATGTTEFQYSKTGHLTYAKFGNGTVQHRTADKVGNLFDSPNKKDRTYNYRNRLEKKGNWHYKYDDVGNLIEKYKKKKGLFESKTQHWKYKWNDAGMLQEVIRPDKEKVSFKYDPLGRRISKEFKKTTTCWVWNGHVPLHEWKQYQQRHYTDEGIRADKIVKHHKITWIFNEGSFIPSGKIKDNKKFSILANHLGTPTQMYDEEGEQVWERSLDLNGKVINGSNAPCPFLYQGQYYDKEIELAYNRFRYYDPDDGRYISKDPIGLESREANFYSYVGDSNIEIDALGLAKTYGKKAFDKKLNITNRILEKLSGKKASDLEADLIKQGWTKSNPQAAFPDKIQHTVFTRTTKSGDTYILDYHPGAVAPQSNIHKTDYWKVYKIEKGQDVIYGRVGPKGFENFDKITDSPVFVDKVLMNPM
- a CDS encoding RHS repeat domain-containing protein — its product is MYDEKGEQVWERSLDLNGKVINGSNAPCPFLYQGQYYDKEIELAYNRFRYYDPDDGRYISKDPIGLLSGEYGFYNYVGDSNSWVDPFGLDCSKKGKATIRQFENGHPEGHFSIEIEFNGNKLHTHQVITAVDHSSTRIVNAGGSSGVSQLKLANTKVIDLEDAEGAMRKQVELMNKGDLGVYDVYKNSCLTHVTDVLGDGGYGTVSNSRLGMAKFFRKNGFQLLK
- a CDS encoding RHS repeat domain-containing protein, which encodes MYDEEGEQVWERSLDLNGKVINGSNAPCPFLYQGQYYDKEIELAYNRFRYYDPDDGRYISKDPIGLESQEANFYSYVGDSNTWIDVFGLAGYNSKKHGKVFASVTILSRRKIKNYQVEVHVDSHGPHIHIDRGGGKKEQYINITNMNLNDALSHLPNKLKKDSSVQSAVQKAIDY
- a CDS encoding RHS repeat domain-containing protein, translated to MYDEEGEQVWERSLDLNGKVINGSNAPCPFLYQGQYYDKEIELAYNRFRYYDPDDGRYISKDPIGLESREANFYSYVGDSNTWIDVFGLSNSYKVQRVFPDWLEKGIHIDIFVNSKGKLLKTPSGKKNNVEVQVEVVNGNLQASLFKQKGKTSEQNNKAVSHIQKLLNKNDKTLLKDMSIKGKKALKLDTGEHPDGVKRLKNTVDHIDNILN